The window TCGGCTAGGTAGCCGATCAATGCACGGATCGGGCGTTCGTTTCGTCTATTTTCTCAGCGTGATAAACAGTCGCTGATCAATCTCGGGTCGACATCTCGGAATCACCCGATCAGGCTGTGAAATGAACGCCCCCTGAACAGTGCCGCTGCTCACGAGTCGGGCGAACACGGAAGAGTATCGGCGTCAGTCAGGCGGATCGAGACCGTAGAACTGCTTGGCGACGGTCAGGAACTGGTTCGCATCAACCTGCGGTGCATACGACCGGTTTTCGCCGTCGATGGCGAGTTTTACCAACAGATCGACGAGCCGCCAGACGTTGTAGAGGACGCACGCGAACACGAAGTTGAAGAACCGATAGTCGCGCTTGGTCGAGGTGGTCCGCACCATGAAATGCTTCTGCTTCTTGAAGCCATTCTCGATACCCCAACGACGGCGATACCACCGAATCAGCCGCTCGATCATGTGGATGAACGCTCTTCCGTCCATCTGCTGATCACCGGCGTCACGCGCTGTCACGTAGGGATGGTTCGTCTCGAACACCACTGTCTCGGATGTATCCACGTCTCCATCCTGCGCTTTCTGCTTGCGGTCTTCGATATCTTCCTCACGCTGAATGTCCGCGAGCAACCGTGAGAACGACATACACTCGCTCGGTTCACCCTCCACGTCCTCGAACTCCCACTCACCGCACATCTCCCTCCACACCTCTGAGAGGCTGTCATCCTCATCATCGTCGTCCGAATTCGACCGCTGCGGAAGGTAAATCTGCTTGCGTGTGGGCGTCCCGTCGTCGGAATCTTCCTCGGTAACGTGGAAACGGTTGCCGTTGCGGTACATCCACGCGATGGTCTCGGCCTCGTCGCTGCGGTCGAAGATGCGCGTCGGGTTCAGGTAGTGAACGTCGTGCTCCTCACAGGTCTTCTTGACGGGCTTGCTGTCGAACTCGCGGTCCATCATCACGAGGTCGATGTCAACCATCTCGGTCGCCTGTGACAGGAGTTTCTCAACGATCTCGTCTTTCGACTGACCGCGCACGCGCGGAATGGCGTCGAGCACGAGCGGCACGTCCATGCCGACGATTTTCAGCACCGCCCACTGGTAGTAGTCGCTACCGTCCCTGTACCCGAGGATGTCGTCCTCGTGGTCCGCTATGTCGCCGGTGAACGGGAAGCCCTTGGTTACATCGACGGCCGCGAAGACCGATCCGTCGAGCTCACCGTTCTGGCGGGCACGGGCGATCAGCATCCGGGTAGTGTTGCGTAGCATCTCCCGAATCTCCGCGACCGAGAGCTTGCCAATCTGGTAGCGGTGGGTCGAACCCGTCGGGATACGCTCGCGGGTGGTATCGAGCGAGAACGACGCCGGGCCGCTCCGGGCATACATATCCTCGCGCATCCCCATGTAGGCGTGCTGCTCCCAGAAAGCGTTCTCGTGGATCTGCCAGTTCGACCCGCGATCGAGCGCGAACGCGTCGGTCACGAACGGCTTGGCCTGCTGCCACACCTCGTCGGTCTTCTCGGCGACGAGCTGGTGTTCGGAAGGTTCGTCGGCGTCTGGTTCATCCGCTTCGCCACTACCGATCCGGTCCGGAAGCGGGACTTCGCAGGCACAGGCAGCCCTCACAATCGCGTCAGCACACTCCTGTACGGCATCGTGCAGGTCCGCGCCGAAGCGTTCGTTCCATCCCCGCCAGAGCGTCGATTGGTCCGGAAGCGTCTCGAATCCCAGATCTTGGCGAAGCGCGGGATTCGCCCGCAGGTGGTCGTGGAGAGCGGTCTCGTCCCAGCCGTTGATCTCCTCGATCATGAACGCCCGCACCAGGACCGCCATCGGGTACGGTCCCGAGTACGGCGCTAACGAATCGTGCGCGGCGAACGTGAGGTGGTCGAGCGGCAGGTCACAGACCAGCGTCTCGATGTCGGCGTAGTCCGTGGCGTGCTCGCAGCGTGCCTGCGCGATGGTAGTGACGTCCGCGACGAACTCGCCGAGATCGTCGCCTGCCCCGTCTGATTCGCTGTCGAAAACCCGCGACTGTTCGGGGTGGCCGTTGGTGGTGTTGGCGAGAATCGGTGGGTCCGTCCTCGTGGCCTCGTTCGGTCGGTCTTCGGCCAGTGACTGCGTGTCGATGCGTGCGTCCATGTCGGGTGAATCCGCGTCCGACGCTGAGTTCGTACCCATGGCATGTTCGTCACCGTCACCACGAGTCACCCGACAGGCGGACGCTGGGCGGTCCCTCTCCTTACGCGCGTCCACTGTGGTGCGGT is drawn from Halococcus salifodinae DSM 8989 and contains these coding sequences:
- a CDS encoding transposase; the protein is MGTNSASDADSPDMDARIDTQSLAEDRPNEATRTDPPILANTTNGHPEQSRVFDSESDGAGDDLGEFVADVTTIAQARCEHATDYADIETLVCDLPLDHLTFAAHDSLAPYSGPYPMAVLVRAFMIEEINGWDETALHDHLRANPALRQDLGFETLPDQSTLWRGWNERFGADLHDAVQECADAIVRAACACEVPLPDRIGSGEADEPDADEPSEHQLVAEKTDEVWQQAKPFVTDAFALDRGSNWQIHENAFWEQHAYMGMREDMYARSGPASFSLDTTRERIPTGSTHRYQIGKLSVAEIREMLRNTTRMLIARARQNGELDGSVFAAVDVTKGFPFTGDIADHEDDILGYRDGSDYYQWAVLKIVGMDVPLVLDAIPRVRGQSKDEIVEKLLSQATEMVDIDLVMMDREFDSKPVKKTCEEHDVHYLNPTRIFDRSDEAETIAWMYRNGNRFHVTEEDSDDGTPTRKQIYLPQRSNSDDDDEDDSLSEVWREMCGEWEFEDVEGEPSECMSFSRLLADIQREEDIEDRKQKAQDGDVDTSETVVFETNHPYVTARDAGDQQMDGRAFIHMIERLIRWYRRRWGIENGFKKQKHFMVRTTSTKRDYRFFNFVFACVLYNVWRLVDLLVKLAIDGENRSYAPQVDANQFLTVAKQFYGLDPPD